The following coding sequences are from one Melospiza melodia melodia isolate bMelMel2 chromosome 2, bMelMel2.pri, whole genome shotgun sequence window:
- the ETS2 gene encoding protein C-ets-2, with protein sequence MSDFGVRNMDQVAPVSSMYRGMLKRQPAFDTFDSSNSLFAGYFCSLSEDQTLQEVPTGFDSTSYESNNCELPLLTPCSKAVMSQALKDTFSGFTKEQCRLGIPNNPWLWTEQQVCQWLSWATNEFSLANVNFHQFLMSGQDLCNLGKERFLELAPDYVGDILWEHLEQMIKDSQEKTQDQYVENSHLTSVPHWVNNNSLTVNVDQNSYGMQMPGYPKPLSYPKPNLLTDVCQTSTAPNLLNPEQDFPLFPKTQADAVGVNYCAVNQDFPRNNLNLLMDNSGKLREHESSDSGAESYESSDSMLQSWNSQSSLVDLQRVPSYESFEDDCSQSLCLSKPTMSFKDYIQERSDPVEQGKPVIPAAILAGFTGSGPIQLWQFLLELLTDKSCQSFISWTGDGWEFKLADPDEVARRWGRRKNKPKMNYEKLSRGLRYYYDKNIIHKTSGKRYVYRFVCDLHNLLGYTPEELHAMLGVQPDTED encoded by the exons ATGAGTGACTTTGGGGTCAGGAACATGGATCAAGTGGCCCCAGTGTCCAGCATGTACAGAGGAATGCTCAAG CGTCAGCCAGCGTTTGACACCTTTGACAGCTCCAACTCGCTTTTTGCTGGATATTTTTGCTCACTCAGTGAAGACCAAACGCTTCAGGAAGTGCCAACAGGATTTGACTCCACTTCTTATG AGTCGAACAACTGTGAATTGCCTCTGTTAACCCCGTGCAGCAAGGCTGTGATGAGTCAGGCCCTGAAAGATACTTTCAGTGGTTTCACAAAGGAACAGTGTCGGCTGGGTATCCCAAATA ATCCCTGGCTGTGGACTGAACAACAAGTTTGCCAGTGGCTTTCATGGGCTACCAATGAGTTCAGCTTGGCAAATGTGAATTTCCATCAGTTTCTTATGAGTGGCCAAGATTTGTGCAACCTGGGCAAGGAGCGTTTCCTGGAACTGGCACCTGACTATGTGGGTGATATTCTGTGGGAACACCTGGAGCAGATGATAAAAG ACAGCCAAGAGAAAACACAGGATCAGTATGTGGAGAACTCTCACCTCACCTCAGTTCCTCACTGGGTCAATAATAATTCCTTAA cTGTTAACGTAGATCAGAATTCCTATGGAATGCAAATGCCTGGATACCCTAAACCCCTCAGTTATCCCAAACCCAATCTCCTGACTGACGTCTGTCAGACTTCCACGGCACCGAATCTCCTCAACCCAGAACAAGACTTCCCATTGTTCCCTAAAACCCAAGCAGATGCTGTTGGTGTGAACTACTGTGCAGTAAACCAAGATTTCCCGAGGAACAATCTCAATTTGCTGATGGATAACTCTG GCAAGCTGAGAGAGCACGAATCCAGTGACAGTGGTGCTGAGAGCTATGAGAGCTCAGATTCCATGCTGCAGTCCTGGAACAGCCAATCCTCCCTGGTGGATTTGCAGCGTGTGCCATCCTATGAGAGCTTTGAGGATGACTGCAGCCAGTCCCTGTGCCTGAGCAAACCTACCATGTCCTTCAAAGACTACATTCAAGAGAGGAGTGATCCTGTGGAGCAAGGGAAACCAGTTATaccagcagccatcctggctGGCTTTACTG GCAGTGGACCTATCCAGCTGTGGCAATTCCTTCTGGAGTTACTGACTGACAAGTCCTGTCAGTCATTCATTAGCTGGACAGGAGATGGATGGGAATTTAAACTTGCTGACCCAGATGAG GTGGCACGGCgctgggggaggaggaagaacaAGCCCAAGATGAACTACGAGAAGCTGAGCCGGGGCCTGCGCTACTACTACGACAAGAACATCATCCACAAGACGTCGGGCAAGCGCTACGTGTACCGCTTCGTGTGCGACCTGCACAACCTGCTGGGCTACACCCCCGAGGAGCTGCACGCCATGCTGGGCGTGCAGCCCGACACCGAGGACTGA